A genomic window from Gossypium hirsutum isolate 1008001.06 chromosome D12, Gossypium_hirsutum_v2.1, whole genome shotgun sequence includes:
- the LOC107937280 gene encoding membrane protein of ER body-like protein isoform X4, which yields MDMMAKPQQQLDTEFVNKSSWLNQEDEEEEEEVGVNLLTRHSSSSHPPLNGVGAEDEFEPEPEPEPVPVSAPTSGTTSESSDQEEEDKGGVRNEEMRGEKGDGNSIYYDKIEGAESIDETYEMQSEITKTLTMEVSHQTVRNVEDQKGFGLSPAPVEHLHEEANGSFKHFEKEAKVDANVDLNGEIREDLYCPNGSFKNIEEETKDANIDLIGEIEEDLMDLDVEGVLEKQNTHDLYCPNCNSCITKRVILVRRKPKVSIHHKPKRGKKPDLIPASAGFIVSGDTPEIHSDPSPAAAPDEQDASREQEQKQEQEAFSCLSCFSLFIPIGNGCFKIFQFFRGGRQTEHTQSLQEIRQREHSESTEGTNLSENNLSPQGTNLSENNLSPQGTNLSENTPSPSEINSEGKTQSPLEISPEGKTQSPQGISQNEYPETPQLISGNDDTQSPQKRSHDANMSSPQCINNNEDAQKPQDIIWNGGTQSPQKKNRDANMSSPQHINPNEDAQKARDINRNEDTQSPQKISRNENAQNPQDVNQNDSKQRPQKIPTEKTNWILSIFGYYKSKGEYLPVQAGHAVSVQSAAVPTPSVINGEHIDATAIKLKEPGISDIFSSTDSSLLGKLKGESTVQKPDADLFQRNIGENDIKDIETGLLEPLLHPSVEVPPSSQTITETEYRGTDAGEVREWEILKSIVYGGLIESITSLGVVSSAAGAGAGTLNVLALGVANLIGGLIIICHNLRELKNDQPRASDVEEDRYQVLLGRRQNFKLHAFVAILSFLVFGLVPPVVYGFSFRNSDDKDFKLAAMAGASLICIILLALGKGHVRKPNRAYFPTVFYYLSLGITASGISYVVGQLLKKLAEQLGLFDSSSTVSMPFLETIPMEMGRASY from the exons ATGGACATGATGGCTAAACCACAACAGCAACTTGACACAGAGTTTGTCAATAAGAGTTCGTGGCTAAACCAAgaggatgaagaagaagaagaagaggtggGTGTGAACCTGTTAACAAGGCACTCTAGCTCAAGCCATCCACCGCTCAATGGAGTCGGAGCTGAGGATGAGTTTGAGCCTGAGCCTGAGCCTGAGCCTGTCCCTGTCTCCGCCCCTACCAGTGGAACCACAAGTGAAAGCTCTGACCAAGAGGAGGAAGACAAAGGCGGTGTTCGAAATGAAGAGATGCGTGGTGAGAAGGGAGATGGAAACAGCATTTACTATGACAAAATTGAAG GCGCTGAATCCATCGATGAAACTTATGAAATGCAATCTGAAATTACAAAAACCTTGACCATGGAAGTCAGTCATCAAACGGTGAGAAATGTAGAGGATCAGAAAGGCTTTGGTTTGAGCCCTGCCCCGGTTGAACATTTACATGAAGAAGCAAATGGAAGCTTCAAGCATTTTGAAAAAGAGGCCAAAGTAGATGCCAATGTTGACTTAAATGGAGAAATCAGAGAGGATTTGTACTGTCCAAATGGAAGTTTCAAGAACATTGAGGAAGAGACCAAAGATGCTAACATTGACTTAATCGGAGAAATCGAAGAGGATTTGATGGACTTAGATGTTGAAGGGGTTTTAGAGAAACAAAATACACATGATTTGTACTGTCCAAATTGCAATTCTTGTATCACAAAAAGGGTGATCCTTGTTAGAAGAAAACCTAAAGTTTCAATACACCACAAACCAAAGCGTGGCAAAAAGCCGGATCTGATTCCTGCTTCTGCAGGTTTTATTGTCAGTGGTGACACGCCTGAAATACATTCAGATCCTAGTCCAGCAGCAGCACCTGACGAGCAAGATGCCAGTAGAGAACAAGAACAAAAACAAGAACAAGAAGCATTCAGCTGCTTATCATGCTTCAGCCTTTTCATTCCTATAG gaaatggttgtttcAAGATCTTTCAGTTCTTCAGAGGGGGGAGACAGACTGAACACACCCAAAGTCTACAAGAGATAAGGCAGAGGGAACACTCAGAAAGTACCGAAGGAACCAACCTGAGTGAAAACAATCTAAGTCCACAAGGAACAAACCTGAGTGAAAACAATCTAAGTCCACAAGGAACAAACCTGAGTGAGAACACACCAAGTCCTTCAGAGATTAACTCGGAGGGAAAAACACAAAGTCCTCTAGAGATAAGCCCGGAGGGGAAAACACAAAGTCCTCAAGGTATTAGCCAGAACGAGTACCCAGAAACTCCTCAACTGATAAGCGGCAATGATGACACACAAAGTCCTCAGAAGAGAAGCCATGATGCAAACATGAGTAGTCCTCAATGTATAAACAATAATGAAGATGCACAAAAACCTCAAGATATAATCTGGAATGGAGGTACACAAAGTCCTCAAAAGAAAAACCGCGATGCAAACATGAGTAGTCCTCAACATATAAATCCTAATGAAGATGCACAAAAAGCTCGAGATATAAACCGGAATGAAGATACACAGAGTCCTCAAAAGATAAGCCGCAATGAAAATGCACAGAATCCACAGGATGTAAACCAGAATGACAGCAAGCAAAGACCTCAAAAGATACCTACAGAGAAAACAAATTGGATTTTATCTATTTTTGGATATTATAAGAGCAAAGGAG AATATCTACCTGTTCAAGCTGGTCATGCTGTATCAGTGCAAAGTGCTGCAGTGCCAACCCCATCAGTTATCAACGGTGAACATATAGATGCGACAGCTATAAAACTCAAAGAACCTGGAATAAGTGACATATTTTCTTCGACAGACAGCTCTCTACTTGGCAAGCTGAAAGGTGAATCTACAGTGCAGAAGCCAGATGCTGACTTGTTTCAGAGAAATATTG GTGAGAATGACATAAAGGATATTGAAACTGGGTTACTCGAGCCATTATTACATCCCAGTGTGGAAGTGCCACCTTCGTCTCAAACAATAACAGAAACTGAATATAGAGGTACTGATGCTGGTGAAGTTCGTGAATGGGAAATTCTGAAAAGTATCGTCTATGGTGGATTAATTGAATCAATCACAAGTTTAGGGGTTGTGTCTTCTGCAGCCGGTGCTGGTGCCGGTACAT TGAATGTTTTGGCTTTGGGAGTGGCAAATCTGATTGGAGGACTTATCATCATTTGTCATAAT CTTAGGGAACTGAAAAATGACCAACCTCGAGCTTCTGATGTTGAGGAAGATCGGTACCAAGTGCTGTTAGGACGGAGACAGAATTTCAAACTGCATGCATTTGTAGCTATTTTATCATTCCTCGTATTTGGCTTGGTTCCTCCTGTCGTCTATGGCTTCTCGTTTCGCAATAGCGATGATAAAGACTTCAAGCTAGCAGCAATGGCCGGTGCTTCTCTAATATGCATCATTTTGCTTGCACTAGGGAAAGGTCATGTTAGAAAACCAAACCGAGCTTATTTCCCAACTGTATTTTATTACCTCAGCCTTGGGATAACGGCGTCTGGCATCTCATACGTAGTTGGTCAACTGTTGAAAAAACTCGCCGAGCAGCTCGGTTTGTTTGACTCGAGTTCAACTGTCAGCATGCCGTTTTTGGAGACGATACCAATGGAGATGGGAAGGGCATCCTATTGA